One region of Flavobacterium sp. KACC 22763 genomic DNA includes:
- a CDS encoding xylulokinase yields the protein MYYIGYDIGSSSVKAALVEAETGKKVIVLNEPQNEMEILSIHPDWAEQDPEIWWNHICTATKRAIKEANIDASKIQGVGISYQMHGLVIVDKEGEPLRNSIIWCDSRAVEIGNKAFTEIGEEKCMSHLLNSPGNFTASKLKWVKENEPQLYSKIAKYMLPGDYIALKLTGEVTTTKNGLSEGMLWDYKENKVADWLLDYYGIDQSMTPKIVENFTNQGVVTEKASAESGLPAGIPIVYRAGDQPNNALSLNVLNPGEVAATGGTSGVFYAVSEMSSGKSTRVNNFVHVNYELETPRVGKLLNINGAGIQYRWLRNNMGNESYEVMNEKASNIEIGSEGVVVIPFGNGAERMFNNKTIGTHFLNLNLNIHNSAHLFRASLEGIAFSFVYGMECLKEDNATINVIRAGNDNLFRSEIFSNTVATLIGHEIEIYNTTGAVGAARAVGLKDGDYSKFGANVSDNDHVMTFLPLHNKEPYEAAYKKWKQELELILTTK from the coding sequence ATGTATTATATCGGTTATGATATTGGAAGTTCTTCTGTCAAGGCAGCCTTGGTAGAAGCTGAAACGGGTAAAAAAGTAATCGTTTTGAACGAGCCTCAGAATGAAATGGAAATCCTTTCGATTCATCCCGACTGGGCTGAACAAGATCCTGAAATCTGGTGGAACCACATTTGTACGGCAACAAAAAGAGCCATTAAAGAAGCTAATATTGATGCATCTAAAATTCAAGGAGTTGGTATTTCGTACCAAATGCACGGATTGGTAATTGTCGATAAAGAAGGCGAACCATTGCGAAATTCAATTATCTGGTGTGACAGCCGTGCCGTTGAAATTGGAAATAAGGCTTTCACCGAAATTGGAGAAGAGAAATGTATGTCGCATTTATTGAATTCGCCAGGAAATTTCACAGCTTCAAAACTAAAATGGGTTAAAGAAAACGAACCTCAACTTTATAGTAAAATTGCTAAATATATGCTTCCTGGAGATTACATCGCTTTGAAACTGACAGGCGAAGTAACGACAACTAAAAACGGTTTGTCTGAAGGAATGCTTTGGGATTATAAAGAAAATAAAGTAGCCGACTGGCTTTTGGATTACTACGGAATCGATCAGTCTATGACTCCAAAAATTGTAGAGAATTTTACGAATCAAGGCGTTGTTACTGAAAAGGCTTCGGCAGAATCTGGACTTCCAGCTGGAATTCCTATTGTGTATAGAGCAGGAGATCAGCCTAATAATGCTCTTTCATTAAATGTTTTGAATCCAGGAGAAGTGGCGGCTACGGGCGGAACTTCGGGAGTGTTTTATGCAGTAAGCGAAATGTCTTCTGGAAAAAGCACTAGAGTAAACAATTTTGTCCATGTAAACTACGAATTGGAAACGCCGAGAGTTGGTAAACTTTTAAATATTAACGGAGCGGGAATTCAATATAGATGGCTTCGTAATAATATGGGGAACGAAAGTTACGAGGTAATGAATGAAAAAGCTTCGAATATTGAAATTGGATCAGAAGGAGTGGTTGTGATTCCGTTTGGAAATGGCGCTGAACGTATGTTCAACAACAAAACAATTGGTACGCATTTCTTAAACCTCAACTTAAATATTCACAACAGCGCACATTTGTTTAGAGCTTCTCTTGAAGGAATCGCTTTTTCGTTTGTCTACGGAATGGAATGCTTAAAAGAAGATAATGCAACTATTAATGTCATTAGAGCCGGAAATGATAATCTTTTCCGTTCTGAGATTTTCTCCAATACTGTGGCGACTTTAATTGGACACGAAATTGAAATTTACAACACAACCGGAGCAGTTGGTGCAGCAAGAGCGGTTGGCTTAAAAGATGGCGATTACAGCAAGTTTGGAGCTAATGTTAGTGACAATGACCACGTAATGACGTTTTTGCCACTTCATAACAAAGAACCTTACGAAGCTGCTTATAAGAAATGGAAACAAGAATTAGAATTAATATTAACAACTAAATAA
- a CDS encoding GntR family transcriptional regulator, whose amino-acid sequence MLKEEEKFEFIINHESDIPKYQQLVDGITNAIAENILQKGDLLPSVNVICKTYQLSRDTVFKAYSILKDQKVIDSVPNKGYYVAGETRKVLLVLDTFKAYKEVLYHSVVNNLPDNVIIDVQFHHYNIDVFKTIINNGIGKYYKYVVMNFDHKEIASVLSAISKDKLLLIDWNIQADKANNYVFQDFGKAFYESLTEAVDLFKKYKNIQFVYPDFTNHPWETVEFFKKFCADFGFEYEVITDPKKFDIEKGIAYISVSDRILGHFLEQCKEKDFEPGKDVGFLSYNETPMKKFIYKGISVVSTDFKEMGTKAAAFITHDEETKCYVPTKLIIRESL is encoded by the coding sequence ATGCTAAAAGAAGAAGAAAAATTTGAGTTTATAATAAATCACGAAAGTGATATTCCGAAGTACCAGCAGTTGGTTGATGGGATTACGAATGCCATTGCAGAGAATATTTTGCAGAAGGGAGATTTGTTGCCTTCTGTTAATGTAATCTGTAAAACGTATCAGCTTTCAAGGGACACGGTTTTTAAAGCGTATTCGATTTTGAAAGACCAAAAAGTAATTGATTCTGTACCGAATAAAGGCTATTATGTAGCTGGTGAAACCAGAAAAGTGCTTTTGGTTTTAGACACATTTAAGGCTTATAAAGAGGTTTTGTATCATTCGGTTGTGAATAACCTGCCTGATAATGTGATTATAGATGTGCAGTTTCATCATTATAATATTGATGTTTTTAAAACGATCATTAATAACGGAATCGGGAAGTATTATAAATATGTGGTGATGAACTTTGATCACAAAGAAATCGCTTCTGTGTTGTCGGCTATTTCAAAAGATAAACTGCTTTTGATAGACTGGAATATTCAGGCAGATAAAGCCAATAATTATGTTTTTCAGGATTTTGGAAAAGCATTTTATGAGTCTTTGACAGAGGCTGTGGATTTGTTTAAAAAGTATAAAAATATACAATTTGTATATCCTGATTTTACAAATCACCCGTGGGAAACGGTTGAATTTTTTAAGAAATTCTGTGCCGATTTTGGTTTTGAATATGAAGTAATTACAGATCCAAAGAAGTTCGATATCGAAAAAGGAATTGCTTATATCAGTGTAAGCGACAGGATTTTAGGGCACTTTTTGGAACAATGCAAAGAGAAAGATTTTGAACCGGGAAAAGACGTTGGCTTTTTGTCGTACAACGAAACCCCGATGAAGAAATTTATATACAAAGGTATTTCGGTTGTTTCAACTGATTTTAAAGAAATGGGAACCAAAGCAGCGGCATTTATTACGCATGACGAAGAAACGAAGTGTTATGTGCCGACAAAATTAATAATAAGAGAATCATTGTAG
- a CDS encoding glycoside hydrolase family 43 protein: MPEDSIEHINFEEINNLAISKPLVSHIYTADPSAHVFNGKIYIYPSHDIDAGIPFNDNGDHFGMEDYHVFSMENISSEAVDNGVALHVDDVAWAEKQMWAPDAAHKDGKYYLYFPAKRANGIFQIGVAISDSPVGPFVPEKDAIKGSYSIDPAVFEDEDGRHYIYFGGIWGGQLQKYRNNRYDENNQEPLAEEKALGPIVALLRDDMLEFAEEPKEIRILDENGNEILAGDNNRRFFEASWVHKYNGKYYFSYSTGDTHFICYAIGDSPYGPFTYQGRILNPVIGWTSHHSICEVEGQWYLFYHDSSLSKGVTHLRSMKVTKIDYLEDGSIVTIDPYGIRRLFD; encoded by the coding sequence ATGCCTGAAGATAGCATTGAACACATTAATTTTGAAGAAATTAATAATCTGGCGATTTCAAAGCCTTTAGTGTCCCATATTTATACGGCCGATCCTTCGGCTCATGTATTCAACGGGAAGATTTACATTTATCCGTCGCATGACATTGATGCGGGAATTCCGTTCAATGACAATGGCGACCATTTCGGAATGGAGGATTACCATGTTTTTTCGATGGAGAATATTTCATCGGAAGCTGTGGATAATGGGGTTGCGCTTCATGTGGATGACGTTGCCTGGGCCGAAAAGCAGATGTGGGCGCCCGATGCCGCACATAAAGATGGAAAGTATTATCTGTATTTCCCTGCCAAACGCGCCAATGGAATTTTCCAGATTGGCGTTGCCATTTCAGATTCGCCTGTTGGCCCCTTTGTTCCTGAAAAGGATGCCATAAAAGGCAGTTACAGCATAGATCCCGCGGTTTTTGAAGATGAAGACGGCAGGCATTACATCTATTTTGGCGGAATCTGGGGCGGTCAGCTTCAGAAATACAGAAATAATAGATACGATGAAAACAATCAAGAGCCTCTTGCAGAAGAAAAAGCTTTAGGGCCAATTGTGGCTTTGTTGAGAGACGATATGCTTGAGTTTGCCGAAGAGCCAAAAGAAATCAGGATTTTGGATGAAAACGGAAATGAGATTCTTGCGGGAGACAATAACCGCCGCTTTTTTGAAGCTTCATGGGTCCATAAGTACAATGGGAAATACTATTTCTCCTATTCAACGGGGGACACGCATTTTATCTGCTATGCAATCGGCGACAGTCCGTATGGGCCTTTTACGTATCAGGGAAGAATTCTGAATCCGGTTATCGGGTGGACATCGCACCATTCGATTTGCGAAGTGGAAGGGCAGTGGTATCTGTTCTATCATGATTCAAGCCTTTCAAAAGGCGTAACGCACTTGCGAAGTATGAAAGTTACTAAAATAGATTATTTGGAAGACGGCTCTATTGTAACTATTGACCCGTACGGAATAAGAAGATTATTTGATTAG
- the xylA gene encoding xylose isomerase: MIVLGDKEYYKGIGQIKFEGKESDNPLAFKYYNPDQVVAGKTMREHFKFAIAYWHTFCGQGSDPFGPGTQQFAWDASSDPYQAAKDKADAAFEFISKMGFDYFCFHDYDLINEGPTFAESEKRLAFITDYLKQKKAESGIKLLWGTSNCFSNPRFMNGAATNPDFNVVARAGGQVKLALDATIALGGENYVFWGGREGYMSLLNTDMGRELDHMAQFLAMSRDYARAQGFKGTFFIEPKPMEPSKHQYDFDSATAIGFLKNYGLDKDFKINIEVNHATLAQHTFQHELEVAAKAGMLGSIDANRGDYQNGWDTDQFPNNIQETTEAMLVFLKAGGLQGGGVNFDAKIRRNSTDLEDVFLAHIGGADTFARALLTADKIITSSPYEKLRKERYSSFDSGKGKDFADGKLNLKDLYTIAHENGELNLQSGKQELFENIINQYI; the protein is encoded by the coding sequence ATGATAGTTTTAGGAGATAAAGAATACTACAAAGGTATTGGCCAAATAAAATTTGAAGGAAAAGAATCAGACAATCCTTTAGCATTTAAATATTACAATCCAGATCAAGTTGTGGCTGGAAAAACAATGCGTGAGCACTTTAAATTTGCTATCGCTTATTGGCATACTTTCTGCGGACAAGGTAGCGATCCATTCGGACCAGGAACACAGCAATTTGCTTGGGATGCTTCATCAGATCCTTATCAGGCAGCGAAAGATAAAGCAGATGCCGCTTTTGAATTCATCAGCAAAATGGGATTTGATTATTTCTGTTTCCATGATTACGATTTGATTAACGAAGGGCCAACTTTTGCAGAATCAGAAAAACGTTTGGCTTTTATTACAGATTACTTAAAACAGAAAAAAGCAGAGTCTGGAATTAAATTGCTTTGGGGAACTTCAAACTGTTTCTCAAATCCAAGATTCATGAACGGGGCGGCTACAAATCCTGATTTTAATGTAGTAGCAAGAGCTGGAGGTCAAGTAAAATTAGCTCTAGATGCTACAATCGCTTTAGGCGGAGAAAACTACGTATTCTGGGGTGGTAGAGAAGGTTATATGTCTCTACTAAACACAGATATGGGAAGAGAATTAGACCACATGGCGCAATTCTTAGCAATGTCTAGAGACTATGCTAGAGCTCAAGGTTTTAAAGGAACTTTCTTTATTGAGCCAAAACCAATGGAGCCATCTAAACACCAATACGATTTTGACTCAGCAACTGCAATTGGATTCTTGAAAAATTATGGTTTAGATAAAGATTTCAAAATCAATATAGAGGTAAACCACGCTACATTGGCACAGCATACTTTCCAACACGAATTGGAAGTGGCTGCAAAAGCAGGAATGTTAGGAAGCATCGATGCGAACAGAGGTGATTACCAAAACGGATGGGATACAGACCAGTTCCCAAACAACATTCAGGAAACTACAGAAGCTATGTTGGTTTTCTTAAAAGCTGGCGGATTACAAGGCGGAGGAGTTAACTTTGATGCTAAAATCAGAAGAAACTCTACCGACTTAGAAGATGTTTTCTTGGCGCACATTGGTGGTGCTGATACTTTTGCAAGAGCATTATTGACTGCAGATAAAATCATTACTTCTTCTCCTTACGAGAAATTAAGAAAAGAAAGATATAGCTCATTCGATTCTGGAAAAGGTAAAGATTTTGCTGATGGGAAATTAAACTTGAAAGATCTTTATACAATCGCTCACGAAAATGGAGAATTAAATCTTCAAAGCGGTAAACAAGAATTGTTTGAAAATATCATCAATCAATATATTTAA
- a CDS encoding MFS transporter: MTNISQKLSIKEKIGYSLGDLAANLVFQTLMTYLAYFYTDIYGLSPTDSSIIMLIVGLIAAFIFNPIIGVLADRTSTKWGKFRPWILLTAIPLGIVALLAFSTPDFSYKGKVIYAVVTYTLLLLFYAGNNLPYSALSGVITGDMGERNSMSSYRFVAVMFAQFFVQVFMLGIIKSAGNGDKAVGIEKVMTALAIIGTIMLLITFLTTKERIIPKPEQKSSVKEDLSDLIKNRPWIIMLSLTTLVFVTLAMKGGSYVYYFENYVNKDQLALFIQPILDFLTNIRLNYFGNDPVSAGFGLFNAGGIIFMIVGITLSKNLADKYGKRNVFGLFLFISTLFIIAFYFFPPTSIGLMFFSQILHGFFYGITIPILWAMIADVADYSEWLNNRRATAIIFSAMMVGLKTGLSVGGALTTLFLGYFHYVPNAPQQSEIAINGIKLLVSIFPAIPFLIGAGLLFFYKINKKMEVKIEAELKERRS, translated from the coding sequence ATGACCAACATTTCACAAAAACTATCCATTAAAGAAAAAATTGGGTATAGCTTAGGAGACTTGGCTGCCAATTTGGTTTTTCAAACTTTGATGACCTATCTGGCGTATTTCTATACCGATATTTATGGCTTATCGCCAACCGATTCTTCCATCATTATGCTGATCGTTGGTTTAATTGCGGCTTTTATTTTTAATCCGATCATTGGGGTTTTGGCAGACCGAACAAGTACCAAATGGGGGAAATTCAGACCTTGGATTTTATTGACCGCAATTCCGCTTGGAATCGTGGCATTGTTAGCATTTTCAACTCCCGATTTCTCTTATAAAGGGAAAGTAATTTATGCCGTTGTAACCTATACCTTATTGTTGCTTTTTTATGCAGGAAACAATCTGCCGTATTCTGCTTTAAGTGGTGTTATTACTGGCGATATGGGCGAAAGAAATAGTATGTCGTCATATCGCTTTGTGGCAGTGATGTTTGCACAATTTTTTGTTCAGGTTTTTATGCTTGGCATTATCAAAAGTGCAGGAAACGGTGATAAAGCAGTTGGAATTGAAAAAGTAATGACCGCTTTGGCAATTATCGGAACGATTATGCTTTTAATTACATTCTTGACTACAAAAGAAAGAATCATTCCAAAGCCTGAGCAAAAGTCAAGTGTCAAAGAGGATTTAAGCGATTTAATCAAGAATAGGCCTTGGATAATTATGCTTTCGCTGACAACTCTGGTTTTTGTGACTCTGGCAATGAAAGGCGGCTCGTATGTCTATTATTTCGAAAACTATGTAAATAAAGACCAGCTAGCTCTTTTTATCCAACCTATTTTAGATTTTTTAACTAATATAAGATTGAATTATTTTGGAAATGATCCCGTTTCTGCAGGCTTTGGTCTATTCAATGCGGGTGGAATTATCTTTATGATTGTTGGTATTACTTTGTCTAAAAATTTGGCTGACAAATATGGGAAGCGAAATGTATTTGGATTGTTTTTATTCATTTCGACTTTATTCATTATCGCTTTTTATTTCTTTCCGCCAACTTCGATCGGACTGATGTTTTTCTCGCAAATTTTGCATGGATTTTTCTACGGAATTACAATTCCAATCTTATGGGCTATGATTGCTGATGTTGCCGATTACTCGGAATGGTTGAATAACCGTCGTGCTACTGCAATTATTTTCTCTGCTATGATGGTTGGGCTGAAAACAGGATTAAGTGTTGGAGGCGCTTTGACAACCTTATTTTTAGGTTATTTTCACTACGTTCCAAATGCTCCTCAACAATCAGAAATAGCAATAAATGGAATCAAATTATTGGTAAGCATTTTTCCTGCAATCCCTTTTTTAATTGGAGCTGGATTACTGTTTTTTTACAAGATCAACAAGAAAATGGAAGTGAAGATTGAAGCTGAATTGAAAGAAAGAAGAAGTTAA